The following are from one region of the Bradyrhizobium sediminis genome:
- a CDS encoding type II toxin-antitoxin system RatA family toxin: MPKFSSKRRVHHSAPQMFDLVADVERYPEFVPLCQSLKIRQRTPKPDGTEVVIADMTVSFKLVREAFTSRVTLDRPNLKILVEYLKGPFSNLENRWTFEPKSETDCDVGFFLAYEFKSRMLAVLMGTMFDTAFHRFAAAFEKRADAVYGKSP, encoded by the coding sequence ATGCCGAAATTCTCCAGCAAGCGCCGGGTTCACCACAGCGCGCCGCAGATGTTCGATCTCGTCGCCGATGTCGAGCGCTATCCGGAATTCGTGCCGCTGTGCCAGTCGCTCAAGATCCGGCAGCGGACGCCGAAACCCGACGGCACCGAGGTGGTGATCGCGGACATGACCGTATCGTTCAAGCTGGTGCGGGAGGCCTTCACCAGCCGGGTGACGCTCGACCGTCCCAACCTGAAGATCCTGGTCGAATATCTGAAAGGGCCGTTCAGCAATCTCGAGAACCGCTGGACGTTCGAACCGAAATCCGAAACCGACTGCGACGTGGGGTTTTTCCTCGCCTACGAGTTCAAGAGCCGGATGCTGGCCGTCCTGATGGGAACCATGTTCGACACCGCGTTCCATCGCTTTGCCGCGGCGTTCGAAAAACGCGCGGACGCGGTTTACGGAAAGTCGCCTTAA
- the ntrC gene encoding nitrogen regulation protein NR(I), with protein MPAGSILVADDDTAIRTVLNQALSRAGYEVRLTGNAATLWRWVSQGEGDLVITDVVMPDENAFDLLPRIKKMRPNLPVIVMSAQNTFMTAIRASERGAYEYLPKPFDLKELITIVGRALAEPKERVASHPDDSEFDSIPLVGRSPAMQEIYRVLARLMQTDLTVMISGESGTGKELVARALHDYGKRRNGPFVAVNMAAIPRDLIESELFGHERGAFTGANTRASGRFEQAEGGTLFLDEIGDMPMEAQTRLLRVLQQGEYTTVGGRTPIKTDVRIVAASNKDLRILIQQGLFREDLFFRLNVVPLRLPPLRERIEDLPDLIRHFFSLAEKDGLPPKKLDTLALERLKQHRWPGNVRELENLARRLAALYPQDVITSSVIDGELAPPAVTSGGSSSQNVDNLGGAVEAYLSSHFSGFPNGVPPPGLYHRILKEIEVPLLTAALAATRGNQIRAADLLGLNRNTLRKKIRDLDIQVYRSGG; from the coding sequence ATGCCCGCAGGTAGCATACTTGTAGCCGACGATGACACCGCCATCCGTACGGTTCTGAATCAGGCCCTCTCGCGTGCCGGATATGAGGTGCGATTGACAGGGAACGCCGCGACCTTGTGGCGCTGGGTCAGCCAGGGCGAGGGGGATCTCGTCATCACCGACGTGGTGATGCCTGACGAGAACGCCTTCGATCTGTTGCCGCGGATCAAGAAGATGCGGCCCAATCTGCCGGTCATCGTCATGAGCGCGCAGAACACCTTCATGACGGCGATCCGCGCGTCGGAACGCGGCGCCTATGAATATCTGCCAAAGCCGTTCGACCTCAAGGAGCTGATAACCATCGTCGGCCGCGCACTGGCGGAGCCCAAGGAGAGGGTGGCCAGTCACCCCGACGACTCCGAATTCGATTCCATTCCGCTGGTCGGCCGCTCGCCGGCGATGCAGGAAATCTACCGGGTGCTGGCGCGGTTGATGCAGACCGACCTCACCGTGATGATCTCCGGCGAGTCCGGCACCGGCAAGGAACTGGTCGCGCGCGCGTTGCATGATTACGGCAAGCGGCGCAACGGCCCGTTCGTCGCCGTCAACATGGCGGCTATCCCGCGCGATCTCATCGAGTCCGAGCTGTTCGGCCACGAACGCGGCGCGTTCACCGGCGCCAACACCCGCGCCTCCGGCCGGTTCGAACAGGCCGAAGGCGGGACATTGTTCCTCGACGAAATCGGTGACATGCCGATGGAAGCGCAGACCCGCCTGCTGCGCGTGCTCCAGCAGGGCGAGTACACGACCGTCGGCGGCCGCACCCCGATCAAGACCGACGTGCGCATTGTCGCGGCCTCCAACAAGGATCTGCGGATCCTGATTCAGCAGGGCCTGTTCCGCGAAGACCTGTTCTTCCGCCTCAACGTGGTGCCGCTGCGGCTGCCGCCGTTGCGCGAGCGGATCGAGGACTTGCCCGATCTGATCCGACACTTCTTCTCGCTGGCCGAGAAGGACGGCTTGCCGCCGAAGAAGCTCGACACGCTGGCGCTGGAGCGGCTGAAGCAGCACCGCTGGCCCGGCAACGTGCGCGAACTCGAAAACCTCGCGCGCCGGCTTGCGGCGCTGTATCCGCAGGACGTCATCACCAGTTCGGTGATCGATGGCGAGCTGGCGCCTCCGGCCGTGACCTCGGGCGGCAGTTCCAGCCAGAACGTCGACAATCTCGGCGGCGCGGTGGAAGCCTATCTGTCGTCGCACTTCTCGGGCTTCCCGAACGGCGTGCCACCGCCGGGTCTCTATCACCGCATTCTCAAGGAAATCGAGGTTCCATTGCTCACGGCCGCGCTGGCGGCGACGCGGGGTAACCAGATCCGCGCCGCCGATCTGCTCGGCCTCAATCGCAACACGCTGCGGAAGAAGATCCGGGATCTCGACATTCAGGTTTATCGGAGCGGCGGTTAG
- a CDS encoding CinA family protein: MSGSDARALSRSLLDLCRMRKLTIATAESCTGGMVAAALTDIPGSSDVIDRGFVTYSNDAKRAMLGVKTTTLATFGAVSKETATAMAFGALEKAGVDLAVAITGIAGPGGATPGKPVGLVHLAVAARDGRILHRECRFGAIGRSAVRQRSVVEALRMLTELARGPQAPAKPRREAASRLRPRVARSPRRSAVKRRRPPRA; the protein is encoded by the coding sequence ATGAGCGGCAGCGACGCCCGCGCCCTCTCCCGCTCGCTGCTCGATCTCTGCCGGATGCGCAAGCTGACGATTGCGACCGCGGAATCCTGCACCGGCGGCATGGTCGCCGCCGCGCTGACCGATATTCCCGGCTCCTCCGACGTGATCGACCGCGGCTTCGTCACCTATTCCAATGACGCCAAGCGCGCGATGCTCGGCGTCAAGACCACGACGCTGGCGACCTTCGGCGCAGTCAGCAAGGAGACCGCAACCGCGATGGCGTTCGGCGCGCTGGAGAAGGCCGGCGTCGATCTCGCCGTCGCCATCACCGGGATCGCCGGCCCCGGCGGCGCCACCCCCGGCAAGCCGGTGGGCCTCGTCCATCTCGCCGTCGCCGCGCGCGACGGCCGCATCCTGCATCGCGAATGCCGCTTCGGCGCGATCGGCCGCAGCGCGGTGCGGCAGCGCTCGGTGGTCGAGGCGCTGCGCATGCTGACGGAGCTGGCGCGCGGCCCGCAGGCGCCCGCCAAGCCGCGGCGCGAGGCCGCCAGCCGGCTGCGTCCGCGCGTGGCGCGCTCGCCGCGCCGCAGCGCCGTCAAGCGCCGGCGCCCGCCGCGGGCGTAG
- a CDS encoding DNA-3-methyladenine glycosylase — MDQSRISATPPVLGKPLKRAFFARSVHEVAPDLIGATLVVDGVGGVIVEVEAYHHTDPAAHSFRGPTPRNLVMFGPPGFAYVYRSYGIHWCVNFVCEKEGSASAVLIRALEPTHGIATMRRRRGLQDARALCSGPGKLTEALGITGKHNGLPLDAPPIALHARAKKPDIVAGVRIGITKAVELPWRYGLKGSKFLSKPF; from the coding sequence ATGGATCAAAGTCGCATATCCGCAACGCCACCCGTTCTCGGCAAACCGCTCAAGCGCGCGTTCTTTGCCCGCAGCGTGCATGAGGTCGCGCCCGACCTGATCGGCGCGACGCTTGTGGTCGACGGCGTCGGCGGCGTCATCGTCGAGGTCGAGGCCTATCATCACACCGATCCGGCGGCGCATTCCTTCCGCGGGCCGACACCGCGCAACCTGGTGATGTTCGGTCCGCCCGGCTTCGCCTATGTCTATCGCTCCTACGGCATCCATTGGTGCGTCAATTTCGTCTGCGAGAAAGAGGGCTCGGCCAGCGCGGTGCTGATCCGCGCGCTGGAGCCGACCCATGGCATTGCCACGATGCGCCGCCGCCGCGGCCTGCAGGACGCCCGCGCGCTGTGCTCCGGACCGGGCAAGCTGACCGAAGCGCTCGGGATTACCGGCAAACACAATGGACTGCCGCTCGATGCTCCGCCGATCGCGCTGCATGCGCGGGCGAAAAAGCCGGACATCGTCGCCGGCGTACGGATCGGGATTACAAAAGCGGTCGAACTGCCGTGGCGGTATGGACTGAAGGGGTCGAAGTTTCTCAGCAAGCCGTTTTGA
- a CDS encoding VOC family protein has product MLDHVSITVSDISAAEPFYDAIMKMLGVVKVGRRDDWLGYGERARPAYPERIYISIRKGEKPDDAPGRHWCFKAKWRTEVDAFWDAGIAAGGSDDGPPGLRSYHASYYAAFLRDPDGNRIEAVCHYPV; this is encoded by the coding sequence ATGCTGGACCACGTCTCCATCACCGTCTCCGACATATCGGCCGCCGAGCCGTTCTACGACGCGATCATGAAGATGCTCGGCGTGGTCAAGGTCGGCCGCCGCGACGATTGGCTCGGCTACGGCGAGCGGGCGCGGCCCGCCTATCCCGAGCGGATCTATATTTCGATCCGCAAAGGGGAGAAGCCCGATGATGCGCCGGGCCGCCACTGGTGCTTCAAGGCGAAATGGCGGACCGAGGTCGATGCCTTCTGGGATGCAGGCATCGCTGCCGGGGGCAGCGATGATGGCCCGCCGGGCCTGCGCAGCTACCACGCCTCGTACTATGCGGCGTTCCTCAGGGACCCCGACGGCAACCGGATCGAGGCGGTTTGCCATTATCCGGTGTGA
- a CDS encoding valine--tRNA ligase → MIEKNYQPADIETRMARIWEESGAFRAGRPERRDARPFTVVIPPPNVTGSLHMGHALNNTLQDILCRFERMRGRDVLWQPGTDHAGIATQMVVERQLMERQEPGRRDMGRAKFLERVWQWKAESGGVIVNQLKRLGASCDWSRERFTMDEGLSRAVAKVFVELHREGLIYKDKRLVNWDPKLLTAISDLEVQQTEVRGSLWYLRYPIEGKTFNPDDPATFIVVATTRPETMLGDSAVAVHPENERLKHLIGQHVILPLVGRRIPIIGDDYADPEKGSGAVKITPAHDFNDFEVGRRHHLAQISVLDQEGCLALADNEDYLRGLPEGAGQFADELHGVERFAARKQIVARLEDFGFLERIEPNTHMVPHGDRSGVVIEPYLTDQWYVDAKTLAQPAIAAVRSGATTFVPKNWEKTYFEWMENIQPWCISRQLWWGHQIPAWYGPDGKVFVAETEEEAVGNALGYYAEQEVITPEQGREMALDPAKREGFITRDEDVLDTWFSSALWPFSTLGWPDDEEDVNRYYPTDVLVTGFDIIFFWVARMMMMGLHFMKDVPFPTVYIHALVRDEKGAKMSKSKGNVIDPLHLIDDYGADALRFTLAAMAAQGRDIKLASSRVEGYRNFATKLWNACRFAEMNGCALPPDFDATEAKETLNRWIAHETARATREVTEAIEAYRFNDAAASIYRFVWNVYCDWYLELAKPVLMGEEGAAKAETRAMVAWARDEILKLLHPFMPFITEELWAVTAKRDGLLVLTEWPRKAGGLTAEQLALVTTTSPNDALVPPLLLALEAADFSDPAAEAEIGWVVDLVTAIRSVRAEMNITPATLTPLVLSGASPETKARAQRWNDVVKRMARLADISFADRAPEGAVQLLVRGEVAALPLKGVIDLSAEKTRLDKELAKAEGDIKRVDGKLANEKFVANAPEEIVEEEKEKREAAVARKAKILEALERLRNAS, encoded by the coding sequence ATGATCGAGAAGAACTACCAGCCCGCCGATATCGAAACCCGCATGGCCCGGATCTGGGAGGAAAGCGGGGCGTTCCGGGCCGGACGGCCCGAGCGTCGCGACGCCAGGCCGTTCACCGTGGTGATCCCGCCGCCCAACGTAACGGGCTCGCTGCATATGGGGCACGCGCTCAACAACACCCTGCAGGACATTCTTTGCCGCTTCGAGCGGATGCGCGGCCGCGACGTGCTGTGGCAGCCCGGCACCGATCACGCGGGGATCGCCACCCAGATGGTGGTCGAGCGGCAATTGATGGAGCGGCAGGAGCCGGGCCGCCGCGACATGGGCCGCGCCAAATTCCTCGAACGGGTCTGGCAGTGGAAGGCCGAGAGCGGCGGCGTCATCGTCAACCAGCTGAAGCGGCTCGGGGCCTCCTGCGACTGGTCGCGCGAGCGTTTCACCATGGACGAGGGCCTGTCGCGTGCGGTCGCGAAAGTGTTCGTCGAACTGCATCGCGAAGGGCTGATCTACAAGGACAAGCGGCTGGTGAATTGGGATCCGAAATTGCTGACCGCGATTTCCGATCTCGAAGTGCAGCAAACCGAGGTCAGGGGCAGCCTGTGGTATCTGCGCTATCCGATCGAGGGCAAGACCTTCAATCCGGACGATCCCGCGACCTTCATCGTCGTCGCCACCACGCGCCCCGAAACCATGCTCGGCGACAGCGCGGTCGCGGTGCATCCCGAGAATGAACGGCTGAAGCATCTCATCGGCCAGCACGTCATTCTTCCGCTGGTTGGCCGCCGCATCCCGATCATCGGCGACGACTACGCCGATCCCGAAAAAGGCTCGGGCGCGGTGAAGATCACCCCGGCGCACGACTTCAACGATTTCGAGGTCGGCCGCCGCCACCATTTGGCGCAGATCAGCGTGCTCGATCAGGAGGGTTGCCTCGCCCTTGCCGACAACGAGGACTATCTGCGCGGACTGCCGGAAGGCGCTGGCCAGTTTGCGGACGAACTGCATGGCGTCGAGCGTTTCGCCGCGCGCAAGCAGATCGTGGCGCGGCTGGAGGATTTCGGCTTCCTGGAGCGGATCGAGCCGAACACGCATATGGTGCCGCATGGCGACCGCTCCGGCGTCGTCATCGAGCCGTACCTCACCGACCAGTGGTATGTCGACGCGAAAACCCTGGCGCAGCCGGCGATCGCGGCGGTGCGTTCGGGGGCGACCACCTTCGTGCCGAAGAACTGGGAAAAGACCTATTTCGAGTGGATGGAAAACATCCAGCCCTGGTGCATCTCCCGCCAGCTCTGGTGGGGCCATCAGATTCCGGCGTGGTACGGGCCCGACGGCAAGGTGTTCGTCGCCGAGACCGAAGAGGAAGCGGTCGGCAACGCGCTCGGCTATTACGCCGAGCAGGAGGTCATCACGCCGGAGCAGGGGCGCGAGATGGCGCTCGACCCGGCCAAGCGCGAAGGCTTCATCACCCGCGACGAGGACGTGCTCGACACCTGGTTCTCCTCGGCGCTGTGGCCGTTCTCGACGCTCGGCTGGCCCGACGACGAGGAGGATGTGAACCGCTATTATCCGACCGACGTTCTCGTCACCGGCTTCGACATCATCTTCTTCTGGGTCGCCCGCATGATGATGATGGGCCTTCATTTCATGAAGGACGTGCCGTTCCCGACAGTCTACATCCACGCCCTCGTCCGCGACGAGAAGGGCGCCAAGATGTCGAAGTCGAAGGGAAACGTCATCGACCCCCTGCACCTGATCGACGATTACGGTGCCGACGCGCTGCGTTTCACGCTGGCTGCGATGGCGGCGCAGGGCCGCGACATCAAGCTCGCCTCGAGCCGTGTCGAGGGCTACCGCAATTTCGCGACTAAGCTATGGAATGCCTGCCGTTTCGCCGAGATGAACGGCTGCGCCTTGCCGCCGGACTTCGACGCCACCGAGGCGAAGGAGACGCTGAACCGCTGGATCGCGCACGAGACCGCGCGCGCCACGCGCGAGGTGACCGAAGCGATCGAAGCCTACCGCTTCAATGACGCCGCCGCCTCGATCTACCGTTTCGTCTGGAACGTCTATTGCGACTGGTATCTCGAACTCGCCAAGCCGGTGCTGATGGGCGAGGAGGGCGCCGCCAAGGCCGAGACCCGCGCCATGGTGGCGTGGGCGCGCGACGAAATCCTCAAGCTGCTGCACCCGTTCATGCCCTTCATCACCGAAGAACTTTGGGCGGTGACGGCCAAGCGCGATGGGCTTCTGGTATTGACGGAATGGCCGCGCAAGGCCGGCGGCCTGACGGCGGAGCAACTGGCCTTGGTGACGACGACCAGCCCGAACGATGCACTGGTGCCGCCGTTGCTGCTGGCGCTGGAGGCCGCCGACTTCAGCGATCCCGCCGCCGAAGCCGAGATCGGCTGGGTGGTCGATCTCGTCACCGCGATCCGCTCGGTGCGCGCGGAAATGAACATCACGCCGGCGACGCTGACGCCGCTGGTTCTTTCAGGCGCATCGCCTGAAACGAAGGCGCGCGCGCAACGCTGGAACGACGTCGTCAAGCGGATGGCGCGGCTTGCCGATATCTCCTTTGCCGACCGCGCGCCGGAAGGCGCGGTGCAACTCCTGGTGCGCGGCGAGGTCGCGGCCCTGCCGCTGAAGGGCGTGATCGACCTTTCGGCGGAGAAGACCCGGCTCGACAAGGAACTGGCGAAGGCGGAAGGCGACATCAAGCGCGTCGATGGCAAACTTGCCAACGAGAAATTCGTTGCCAACGCGCCGGAAGAAATCGTCGAGGAAGAAAAAGAAAAGCGCGAAGCCGCGGTGGCGAGGAAAGCCAAGATCCTCGAGGCGCTGGAGCGGCTCAGGAACGCGAGCTGA
- a CDS encoding two-component system sensor histidine kinase NtrB, whose product MSSAAEHRRPVPSDSEAILNALPNPVLLVAPDGKIVDANMAAESFFEISTQFLKRQSLKELVPFGSPLLALIEQVRASGSPVNEYKVDLGTPRIGGDRQVDLHVAPLTERPGHIVVMLQERTIADKMDRQLTHRSAARSVIALAAMLAHEIKNPLSGIRGAAQLLEQAASSEDRMLTRLICDEADRIVTLVDRMEVFGDDRPVARGPVNIHSVLDHVKRLAQSGFARNIRFVEDYDPSLPPVLANQDQLIQVFLNLVKNAAEAVVDLGSDAEIQLTTAFRPGVRLSVPGKKSRVSLPLEFCVKDNGAGVPEDLLPNLFDPFVTTKPTGSGLGLALVAKIVGDHGGIIECESQPRKTTFRVLLPMFNTAKHFDQSNRNDVSGTPLHASQDSR is encoded by the coding sequence ATGAGTTCAGCCGCAGAACATCGCCGGCCGGTGCCCTCGGACAGCGAGGCTATTCTCAACGCCTTGCCCAATCCGGTGCTGCTGGTCGCGCCCGACGGCAAGATCGTCGATGCGAACATGGCGGCGGAATCCTTCTTCGAGATTTCGACCCAGTTTCTGAAACGCCAGTCGCTCAAGGAATTGGTGCCGTTCGGCAGTCCGTTGCTGGCGCTGATCGAGCAGGTGCGCGCCAGCGGCTCGCCGGTCAACGAATACAAGGTCGATCTGGGCACGCCGCGGATTGGTGGCGATCGCCAGGTCGATCTCCATGTCGCGCCGCTCACCGAGCGGCCCGGCCACATCGTTGTCATGCTGCAGGAACGCACCATCGCCGACAAGATGGACCGGCAGTTGACGCATCGAAGCGCGGCGCGCTCGGTGATCGCGCTGGCCGCGATGCTGGCGCATGAAATCAAGAACCCGCTGTCCGGCATCCGCGGCGCGGCGCAACTGCTGGAGCAGGCGGCTTCGTCGGAAGACCGCATGCTGACGCGGCTGATCTGCGACGAGGCGGACCGCATCGTCACGCTGGTCGATCGCATGGAAGTGTTCGGCGATGACCGGCCGGTGGCGCGCGGCCCGGTCAACATTCATTCGGTGCTCGACCACGTCAAGCGGCTTGCCCAGTCGGGCTTCGCCCGCAACATCCGCTTCGTCGAAGACTACGATCCGTCATTGCCGCCGGTGCTGGCCAACCAGGACCAGCTGATCCAGGTGTTTCTCAATCTGGTGAAAAACGCCGCCGAGGCCGTTGTCGATCTCGGCAGCGACGCGGAGATCCAGCTCACCACCGCGTTCCGGCCGGGTGTGCGCCTGTCGGTGCCGGGCAAGAAATCGCGGGTGTCGCTGCCGCTCGAATTCTGCGTCAAGGACAATGGCGCCGGCGTGCCGGAAGACCTGCTGCCGAACCTGTTCGATCCGTTCGTGACAACCAAGCCGACCGGCAGCGGCCTCGGGCTCGCACTGGTGGCGAAGATCGTCGGCGATCACGGTGGCATCATCGAGTGCGAATCCCAGCCGCGGAAAACCACCTTCCGCGTGCTGCTGCCGATGTTCAACACCGCCAAGCATTTCGACCAAAGCAACCGTAACGACGTTTCGGGGACGCCGTTGCATGCCTCACAGGACTCAAGATGA
- the dusB gene encoding tRNA dihydrouridine synthase DusB, with the protein MKIGDIEIANRVLLAPMSGVTDAPFRRLTAALGAGLVVSEMTASDDLVNGRPMSLLRCEATGIGPHVVQLAGCESRWMTEGARVAEASGADIIDINMGCPARHVTGGQSGSALMRDLDHALTLIEATISAVKVPVTLKMRLGWDDRSLNAPELARRAEAAGVQMITVHGRTRCQFYKGEADWGAVRAVRDAIGIPLVVNGDITSFEKAVTALEMSGADAVMVGRGAQGQPWLPGQIGRRLETGVAESEPSLADQLNYVRALYDDVCSHYGLRIGLRHARKHLGWALEVAAQCSRAPAMTLKTWRQKILTADNPHRVHRSLGDAFDDFAWSAAA; encoded by the coding sequence TTGAAAATAGGTGATATTGAGATCGCCAACCGGGTTCTTCTCGCGCCGATGTCCGGCGTCACCGATGCCCCGTTTCGACGCCTGACCGCCGCCCTCGGGGCGGGACTCGTGGTCTCCGAAATGACTGCCAGCGATGATCTCGTCAATGGCCGCCCTATGTCCCTGCTGCGATGCGAGGCGACCGGCATTGGTCCCCACGTCGTTCAGCTCGCGGGCTGCGAGAGCCGTTGGATGACGGAAGGCGCGCGGGTCGCGGAGGCCTCAGGCGCCGACATTATCGATATCAACATGGGCTGTCCGGCGCGCCACGTTACCGGCGGCCAGTCGGGCTCCGCCCTGATGCGCGATCTTGATCACGCGTTGACGCTGATTGAGGCGACGATCTCGGCTGTGAAGGTGCCGGTGACGCTGAAGATGCGACTCGGCTGGGACGATCGTTCTCTCAACGCGCCCGAACTGGCGCGCCGCGCGGAAGCCGCCGGCGTGCAGATGATCACGGTGCATGGCCGCACCCGCTGTCAGTTTTACAAGGGCGAGGCGGACTGGGGCGCGGTGCGCGCGGTCAGGGACGCGATCGGCATTCCGCTCGTCGTCAACGGCGATATCACCTCGTTCGAGAAAGCGGTGACTGCACTCGAAATGTCGGGCGCCGACGCGGTCATGGTCGGCCGTGGCGCGCAGGGCCAGCCATGGTTGCCCGGCCAGATCGGGCGCCGGCTCGAAACCGGTGTGGCCGAATCGGAGCCATCGCTCGCCGATCAGCTCAACTACGTCCGCGCCCTCTACGATGACGTGTGCAGCCATTACGGCCTGCGCATCGGCCTGCGCCATGCGCGCAAGCATCTCGGCTGGGCCCTCGAAGTCGCCGCCCAGTGCAGCCGCGCGCCGGCGATGACGCTGAAGACCTGGCGCCAGAAAATTCTCACCGCCGACAATCCGCACCGCGTGCATCGCTCTCTCGGGGATGCATTCGACGACTTTGCATGGAGTGCCGCTGCATGA
- a CDS encoding bifunctional 2-C-methyl-D-erythritol 4-phosphate cytidylyltransferase/2-C-methyl-D-erythritol 2,4-cyclodiphosphate synthase — MPRPERTAAILVAAGRGLRAGSGGPKQYRSIGGKTVIFRAMEPFCRHPDVFAVQPVLNPDDTAMFNDAVSALRHEPPANGGATRQASVHAGLEALASQRPDVVLIHDAARPFVTAALISRAIDAAGRTGAAVPAIPVADTIKLVGETGNVEATPERARLRIAQTPQAFRFDVILDAHRRAAREGRSDFTDDAALAEWAGLTVATFEGDPANMKLTTPEDFVREEARLAAQLGDIRTGTGYDVHAFGDGDHLMLCGVRVPHTKGFLAHSDGDVGLHALVDAILGALADGDIGSHFPPSDPQWKGAASDRFLKYAVDRVTARGGRIANLEVTLICERPKIGPLRDTMRARIADITGLNISRIAVKATTSERLGFTGREEGIAATASATIRLPWSD, encoded by the coding sequence ATGCCCAGACCTGAGCGGACTGCAGCCATCCTTGTCGCAGCCGGACGCGGGCTTCGTGCCGGTTCGGGGGGACCCAAGCAGTATCGTTCGATCGGCGGAAAGACCGTAATCTTCCGGGCGATGGAGCCATTCTGCCGGCACCCCGATGTGTTTGCCGTGCAGCCGGTGCTTAATCCCGACGATACCGCCATGTTCAACGATGCCGTCAGCGCGTTGCGCCACGAACCGCCGGCCAATGGCGGGGCTACGCGGCAGGCCTCGGTGCATGCCGGCCTGGAAGCGCTCGCCAGCCAGAGGCCCGATGTCGTGCTGATTCACGACGCGGCGCGTCCGTTCGTCACGGCGGCGCTGATTTCGCGCGCGATCGACGCCGCCGGCCGCACCGGTGCGGCGGTTCCCGCCATACCCGTCGCCGACACCATCAAGCTCGTCGGCGAGACCGGCAACGTGGAAGCGACGCCAGAGCGCGCGCGGCTGCGTATCGCGCAGACACCGCAGGCGTTCCGCTTCGACGTCATTCTCGACGCCCACCGCCGCGCCGCGCGCGAAGGCCGCAGCGATTTCACCGACGACGCGGCGCTCGCGGAATGGGCGGGATTGACGGTAGCGACATTTGAAGGCGATCCTGCGAACATGAAACTGACCACCCCGGAAGATTTCGTCCGCGAAGAAGCCCGCCTCGCCGCCCAGCTCGGCGACATCAGGACCGGCACCGGCTACGACGTGCACGCCTTCGGCGACGGCGATCATCTGATGCTCTGCGGCGTGCGCGTGCCACACACCAAAGGCTTTCTCGCGCATTCCGACGGCGACGTCGGCCTGCATGCGCTGGTCGACGCCATCCTCGGCGCGCTGGCGGACGGCGATATCGGTTCGCATTTTCCGCCAAGCGACCCGCAGTGGAAGGGGGCTGCGTCCGACCGCTTCCTGAAATACGCGGTCGATCGCGTCACTGCGCGCGGCGGCCGCATCGCCAATCTTGAGGTCACGTTGATTTGCGAGCGCCCGAAGATCGGACCGCTGCGCGACACCATGCGGGCGCGGATCGCCGACATCACCGGGCTGAACATCTCGCGGATCGCGGTGAAAGCGACCACCAGCGAGCGGCTCGGTTTCACCGGCCGCGAGGAAGGCATCGCCGCCACCGCGAGCGCCACCATCCGCCTGCCCTGGAGCGACTGA
- the lipA gene encoding lipoyl synthase, with the protein MVVVVDTISATPLRPRHPEKVNRPDALSPPKPGWIRVRAPNTRGYADTRNIVKENGLVTVCEEAGCPNIGECWDKKHATFMIMGDTCTRACAFCNVKTGMPGALDASEPEHVAEATFKLGLAHVVITSVDRDDLGDGGAEHFAQTIRAIRARCPSTTIEILTPDFLRKEGALEVVAKAKPDVFNHNLETVPSRYLTVRPGARYFHSIRLLQRVKEIDPTIFTKSGIMVGLGEERHEVLQVMDDLRSADVDFLTIGQYLQPTRKHHAVMRYVTPDEFQGYEKVAYTKGFLMVSASPLTRSSHHAGDDFAKLQAARAALAR; encoded by the coding sequence ATGGTCGTTGTCGTCGATACCATCTCCGCCACGCCGCTCCGCCCGCGCCACCCCGAAAAGGTGAACCGGCCCGACGCCCTGTCGCCGCCGAAGCCGGGCTGGATCCGGGTGCGCGCGCCGAATACCCGCGGCTATGCCGACACCCGCAACATCGTCAAGGAAAACGGCCTCGTCACGGTGTGCGAGGAGGCGGGCTGCCCGAACATCGGCGAATGCTGGGACAAGAAGCACGCCACCTTCATGATCATGGGCGACACCTGCACCCGCGCCTGCGCCTTCTGCAACGTCAAGACCGGCATGCCCGGCGCGCTCGATGCGTCCGAGCCGGAGCACGTCGCCGAAGCCACCTTCAAGCTCGGACTTGCCCATGTCGTGATCACCTCGGTCGATCGGGACGATCTCGGCGACGGCGGCGCCGAACATTTCGCGCAGACCATCCGCGCCATCCGCGCCCGCTGCCCAAGCACCACGATCGAAATCCTGACGCCGGACTTCCTGCGCAAGGAAGGCGCGCTGGAAGTGGTGGCGAAGGCCAAGCCCGACGTGTTCAATCACAATCTGGAAACGGTGCCGTCGCGCTATCTCACGGTGCGTCCGGGCGCGCGCTATTTCCATTCGATCCGGCTGCTGCAGCGGGTCAAGGAGATCGACCCCACCATCTTCACCAAGTCCGGCATCATGGTCGGTCTCGGCGAGGAGCGGCATGAAGTGCTGCAGGTGATGGACGATCTGCGCTCGGCGGATGTCGATTTTCTGACCATCGGGCAGTATCTGCAGCCGACCCGCAAGCATCACGCCGTAATGCGCTATGTGACTCCCGATGAATTCCAGGGCTATGAGAAAGTCGCCTACACCAAGGGCTTCCTGATGGTGTCGGCGAGTCCCTTGACCCGCTCGTCGCATCACGCCGGCGATGATTTCGCGAAGCTGCAGGCGGCGCGCGCGGCGCTAGCCCGCTGA